In one Sphingobacterium daejeonense genomic region, the following are encoded:
- a CDS encoding ATP-binding cassette domain-containing protein, whose protein sequence is MLNIKSLSYHYKPKRNILWNINSDLQPGNIYGLLGLNGEGKTTFLKLIVGMLLPKDGTIEYNGHLSIERCPEYLNDVYFLPDHSKLPDLAIEQFGKLYGAFYSKYDHQQFLDCIKEFSIPTENKLIALSLGQHRKVHLSFALACNSAVLLMDEPTNGLDIPSKAIFRKLLSKYINENRIFLIATHQIRDIDVLLDHLLIMKNGSLVLDKNIYQLSNQFKISKSPSDAENALYVQDDLAGPFYLVKNNSGEESRLDIEFLFNAFTNNPKPIEL, encoded by the coding sequence ATGTTAAACATAAAATCATTATCGTATCATTATAAACCAAAAAGGAATATCCTTTGGAATATCAATTCAGACCTTCAACCTGGAAATATATATGGGTTGTTGGGATTGAATGGAGAAGGTAAGACAACATTTCTAAAACTAATCGTAGGCATGTTACTACCAAAGGATGGAACAATTGAATACAATGGACATTTAAGTATAGAACGTTGCCCGGAATACCTCAATGATGTTTATTTTTTACCTGACCACAGTAAATTGCCAGATTTAGCGATTGAGCAATTCGGAAAATTATATGGTGCATTTTATTCTAAATATGACCATCAGCAATTTTTGGACTGTATCAAAGAGTTCAGTATCCCCACCGAAAACAAACTGATAGCTTTGTCCTTAGGACAGCACCGTAAAGTTCACCTTTCTTTTGCATTAGCATGCAATAGTGCCGTGCTCTTAATGGATGAACCTACAAATGGCTTAGATATCCCCTCAAAAGCTATATTTAGAAAACTGCTTTCAAAATATATTAATGAAAATAGAATTTTCTTGATTGCAACGCATCAGATCAGGGATATAGATGTACTACTGGATCATTTACTCATCATGAAGAATGGAAGCTTGGTGTTGGATAAAAATATTTATCAGTTATCCAATCAATTTAAGATTAGCAAATCTCCCTCAGATGCTGAAAATGCACTGTATGTGCAAGATGATTTAGCTGGCCCCTTTTATCTAGTGAAAAATAATAGCGGCGAGGAATCTAGACTAGATATCGAGTTTTTATTCAATGCTTTTACTAACAACCCGAAACCAATTGAACTATGA
- a CDS encoding M28 family peptidase, with translation MKKYLILSFLLPTLFSCSVAQQANQKKYADLLTEESAKKHLTVLASKEFEGRGTGQEGGKKTVEYIANVFKELGLKPAVNGSYFQPVELERSSYVVENFNINNNKLTNGKDFFVQGNNNLQDFKASDIVFVGYGIQSDKYNDLTGLDIAGKIVLVINEGEPTKDGNSLISGNSTPSDWSTSRFKRIQELSKLKPAMILAVNSQNAQMIERFGNRLTGGRFTLRSNKEETNQPTMGIPVANITTETANQILAAKNTSIEKVKENINSTGKPNSFDVKASVDAKMGVKKEEFNDPNVLGVIEGTDLKDEVVIISGHYDHDGILPDGTFFPGADDNGSGTVGVMEVAKAFAAAKKAGKGPRRTILFMAFAAEEKGLLGSNYYSQHPIFPLSNTVTCLNMDMIGRIDDKHLEGNHNYIHAIGSDMLSSELKAINEKANKEYTQMELDYMYDDPNDPMRIYYRSDQYNLAKHGIPVIFFFSGLHPDYHTPNDTVDKIDFPMMVKREKLVFHTAWEIANRDKKLVVDKTPAPAQ, from the coding sequence ATGAAAAAATATCTTATTCTATCCTTTTTGTTGCCAACATTATTCAGCTGTTCGGTAGCACAACAGGCAAATCAGAAAAAATATGCAGATCTTCTTACAGAAGAATCAGCAAAAAAACATCTTACTGTTCTTGCATCAAAAGAATTTGAAGGACGTGGAACTGGACAAGAAGGTGGTAAAAAAACTGTGGAATATATCGCCAATGTATTCAAAGAACTTGGCCTTAAACCAGCAGTCAACGGTTCTTATTTCCAACCTGTAGAATTGGAAAGGTCTTCTTACGTTGTTGAAAATTTCAACATTAACAACAACAAGCTCACCAATGGTAAAGACTTCTTTGTACAAGGAAACAACAATCTACAAGATTTCAAAGCTTCTGATATCGTATTCGTAGGATACGGAATCCAATCAGATAAATACAATGATTTAACAGGATTAGATATTGCTGGTAAGATTGTATTGGTTATCAATGAAGGTGAACCTACTAAAGACGGGAATTCATTGATCTCTGGCAATAGCACTCCTTCGGATTGGTCAACAAGCCGATTCAAAAGAATTCAAGAACTTAGCAAATTAAAACCTGCAATGATCTTGGCTGTCAATTCCCAAAATGCACAGATGATCGAACGTTTTGGAAATCGATTGACAGGTGGAAGATTTACGCTTAGATCTAACAAGGAAGAAACAAATCAACCGACAATGGGAATCCCTGTTGCGAATATCACTACAGAGACCGCAAATCAAATCCTTGCCGCAAAAAATACCAGTATTGAGAAAGTTAAAGAAAACATCAATTCAACAGGTAAACCAAATTCTTTTGACGTAAAAGCTTCTGTAGACGCTAAAATGGGTGTTAAAAAAGAAGAATTCAATGACCCGAATGTATTAGGTGTAATTGAAGGAACAGATTTAAAGGATGAGGTTGTCATCATCTCAGGTCACTATGACCATGATGGAATCCTTCCTGATGGAACTTTCTTCCCAGGGGCAGATGATAATGGTTCAGGTACGGTAGGTGTAATGGAAGTTGCTAAAGCATTCGCAGCTGCTAAAAAAGCCGGAAAAGGACCAAGAAGAACAATCCTATTCATGGCATTTGCTGCTGAAGAAAAAGGCTTATTGGGTTCAAATTATTACTCGCAACACCCTATCTTCCCATTGAGCAATACAGTGACTTGTTTGAATATGGATATGATCGGTCGTATCGATGATAAACACCTTGAAGGAAACCATAATTACATCCATGCAATTGGATCTGATATGTTGAGCTCAGAATTAAAAGCAATCAACGAAAAAGCAAATAAAGAATATACGCAAATGGAATTGGATTATATGTATGACGATCCAAATGACCCAATGCGTATATATTACCGTTCTGACCAATACAACTTGGCTAAGCACGGAATTCCAGTGATATTCTTCTTCTCTGGATTGCACCCAGATTATCACACGCCAAATGATACAGTGGATAAAATCGACTTCCCTATGATGGTAAAACGTGAAAAACTTGTTTTCCATACGGCTTGGGAAATCGCTAATAGAGATAAAAAATTAGTGGTAGATAAAACTCCTGCTCCTGCTCAATAA
- the rpiB gene encoding ribose 5-phosphate isomerase B — protein MSKKIAIGSDHAGVEYKATLITFLNELGYTVQDFGPATADSVDYPDFAHPVASSVENKENELGILICGSANGVAITANKHQGIRAAICWLEEISALARQHNDANIVCIPARFIDLDLTKRIVRTFLTTEFEGGRHANRVNKISCA, from the coding sequence ATGTCTAAAAAAATCGCAATTGGCAGTGATCATGCTGGAGTTGAATATAAAGCAACATTAATCACATTCTTAAATGAACTGGGTTATACAGTTCAGGATTTTGGTCCTGCTACTGCTGATTCTGTGGACTACCCAGATTTTGCTCATCCAGTAGCATCAAGTGTTGAAAACAAAGAAAATGAATTAGGTATCCTAATCTGTGGAAGCGCAAATGGGGTAGCTATTACGGCTAACAAACACCAAGGAATCCGCGCAGCAATCTGTTGGCTCGAAGAAATATCAGCCCTTGCCCGTCAGCATAATGATGCAAATATCGTATGTATTCCTGCTCGTTTTATCGACCTAGACTTGACAAAACGAATTGTACGAACGTTCCTAACTACTGAGTTTGAAGGTGGACGTCATGCTAACCGTGTGAATAAAATCTCTTGTGCATAA
- a CDS encoding GntR family transcriptional regulator — translation MKFESDKPIYLQIIDIVTEKILTGEWAIGEKILSVREFAASVEVNPNTVMRSYDKLQQDEIIFNKRGLGLFVAENAVEIILKEKKANFLQVEAPKFFQSAKLLNISIEELIELYKSN, via the coding sequence ATGAAGTTTGAATCAGACAAACCCATTTATTTACAGATCATCGATATCGTAACGGAGAAAATCTTGACTGGAGAATGGGCAATCGGTGAAAAAATCCTTTCAGTAAGAGAATTTGCCGCAAGTGTAGAAGTTAATCCAAATACGGTCATGAGATCCTATGACAAGCTACAACAAGATGAAATTATCTTCAACAAACGTGGCCTAGGATTATTCGTAGCAGAAAATGCCGTTGAAATTATTCTGAAAGAAAAGAAAGCTAACTTCTTGCAAGTCGAGGCTCCAAAATTCTTTCAGTCAGCAAAATTATTAAACATCAGTATCGAGGAATTAATCGAACTCTATAAATCTAACTAA
- a CDS encoding ferritin, whose translation MDTNRLSKAMETSLIKQMTKENQASQIYLSLGCWADTMGYGGIANFLFRHAQEERNHMIKIMMYILERGGTPKVEGVTEHKKLPKTISECFDMVFQHEVDNTNAIYGLVNQSLDEKDWATWNFAQWFVKEQIEEEKLAMELIDKLKIAGGDRATDESLFELDKHLGNAPDEVTLARESTADNPE comes from the coding sequence ATGGATACCAATAGACTATCAAAAGCGATGGAAACATCGTTGATCAAACAGATGACCAAAGAGAATCAAGCATCTCAGATTTATTTATCCTTAGGATGCTGGGCAGATACAATGGGATATGGTGGTATAGCAAATTTTTTATTTCGCCATGCTCAGGAAGAGAGAAACCATATGATCAAAATCATGATGTATATCTTGGAAAGAGGGGGTACACCTAAGGTTGAAGGAGTTACTGAACATAAAAAATTACCGAAGACGATTTCGGAATGTTTCGATATGGTTTTCCAGCATGAGGTTGATAATACGAATGCTATTTATGGTTTGGTTAATCAGTCCTTGGATGAGAAAGATTGGGCAACATGGAATTTTGCACAATGGTTTGTAAAAGAACAAATCGAGGAAGAGAAGTTAGCTATGGAGTTGATTGATAAATTAAAAATTGCCGGCGGCGATCGTGCTACAGATGAATCGTTGTTTGAATTGGACAAACATTTGGGAAATGCTCCTGATGAGGTTACCTTGGCTCGTGAATCAACAGCCGATAATCCAGAATAA